The DNA sequence AAAGGGACATCCTTTCCGAGATCGTAGACGTTCCAGCCGGCCACATCGAACATCATCTTGATCAAGTTTTTACCGATATCGTGGACATCGCCTTCCACCACACCCAGCACAATGGAGCCCTTGGCCTCGCTCGTTCTTCCCGAGGCGATAATGGCCGGTTTGAGCAGTTCCAGTCCGGCGTAAAGGGCGTCGGCGCACAAAAGCAGCTCTGAAACAAAGTATTCTTTTTTATTATAAAGGTCTCCGACCCGGATCATGCCTTCGGCCAGACCTTCCATGGTGGCCCGAAAAGGGTCCACCCCTTCATCAATGGCGGCCTGGGCCAACTCTCTGGTCTTATCCTCGTCAAATTCAATTACCGCCTCCTGAAGACCTATCAAGATCTCCTGGGTTTTTTCTTCTGAAGCCATGCCTGTTCCTCCTTCAATAAATAATATCCAATTTTGGATTTCAGATTTCGGATTTCGGAATTTAAAAGAAA is a window from the Deltaproteobacteria bacterium genome containing:
- a CDS encoding corrinoid protein; its protein translation is MASEEKTQEILIGLQEAVIEFDEDKTRELAQAAIDEGVDPFRATMEGLAEGMIRVGDLYNKKEYFVSELLLCADALYAGLELLKPAIIASGRTSEAKGSIVLGVVEGDVHDIGKNLIKMMFDVAGWNVYDLGKDVPLEKFVEEQLRTDSDIVGLSALMTTSMISMPEIVKKLKEKNPKVRVMLGGAPITAETVEKYGADGFAKDAGTAVDEAIKLIKMLRTEEQAK